The genomic interval TCTCCAGCTCGGACTTCCCCGTCTGCAACAGGCCTCTGAGCAACTCGGGGCAGATGTCATGGAGGAGCCAGTGCGCTGTTTCCTTGGTCCCTTGGTCCCGATTGAGCACCTTGCAGAACTCCTGGATCCAAGGGGGGGCATCTGGGGCTGGCACCCAAGACATTCCTTGGAAACTCAGGACATCCTTTCCTTGAGATGCTGCACGTAAGTAGCTTTTGGAGGTATTCCTCGGAAGTAACTCACATCCTAAAGATATCTGGATCTCAAGAGGATCTGAGGAGAGGAATGGAAAGAGATCAATGAACAGCTTAAAAGACCAAAAAGAGTTGAAGAAATTGGTGTGAGGGTTATACTGGGGACCCCAAAGTTCACGTAAATGGGAAGGGGTGACCTGCAGCTGTATGAACAAGGGGTATTTTGAGGACTCAAGTTGGGGCCTCTCAGGCAGAAGTGGGACTCAAAAGGGAGAGTGGAGACAATCACGGGGAGCCAGAACCTCCCGGTTGGGCTTCAGCACCCACTGTCTCCCCTTGGGCAGCTGTCCATGATCCCATCCCTCAGCTCACAGTCGCTGGAAATTTTGACGAATTCCCAGATGTCCCTGGTGAAGCTCCTGCGATAAACCTGAAACGTATTCTGCAGCTGCTCCCACTGCTGCTCGCTGAATGTGCCCTGAGACCAAGGCTTCAGGAAGCCGAcggtgtccgactcattgcgccAAGTATAGAGCTGCAGCTCCCCGAGCCACCCGAGGCCGTCCGTGCGCGTCCAGCTGCGGTTGGCAAAGGAGGAGATCTGGAGGCCACGGAAGGAGTAAGACGTTTGCGGCTCTGGAGACAATACAGATCGGAGGCACCGGGGGCACGGGAGGGAGAGCacagaagggagaaggaagagcaacagaaacaaacaaacagctaGGTTTGGGAAGAAAGGGTGATGTCTGCTGGCTCTGAATCGAGCTCGGTCTCCAGGGGCCAAGCAGCTGGAGGCAGCGGGTAGCAGGTTCTCGGGCTGGTGGGTCAAGCTCCCGGCTTCCCGAGGTGTATCAGTCTGCGCCCGCCCGCCGCGAGCGTCGGCCGCTTTCCCCGCTCGCCTCCCTCTCGCCGCCCTCTGCCCGGGAGCCCTGGTTCCACTCATCCTCAGAACTCCTCCAAAtctggggaagcccccagaagAACAGAGACAGCAAGCACCCCGCGTCCTAGCTCTGCTCTGGGACCTCGAATCTCCGCCCCCAACCCCGCCAGGTCCTTCCCCAACGCCCGCCCACACACCCCTGGTTTCCGGGACTGCCAAAAGCCTGAAATTGACCCTGTGGCTGGCCAATTCTTAAGCCTGGAGGCAGGCAGGACTCCTGTTCTGGCTCTCAGGGGACTTGCTTCCAACCTCTTCCTGTCCAGGGATCCCTTTTTCATCTGCCAGATGGTCCCTCTCATTAGATATCTGAGCTGCAAAGAGCCCTGGTCACAGCCACTCACTTAAGTATGTTTCTCACAACCGGCTTCTCTAAATCTCTTTTTCCAACTTAGAGTTACAGATAGTATGTGGAAAACACTTCAGAACTgctatttaagttttaaaaacaggACATAAAGTTGTATCTGTGGTATGATAGCTACCATgtgttttaaaacaaagtttttaaGTGGGAGGCAAGGAATGGATGTCTCTAGGCAAAGAGAGTATGGaagattttaatttgttttacatttttggtttTCCAAAATGTCTAGGAGTGCAGACATCACcttaatgataaaataataagggacttctctggtggtccagtggttaagaatccaccttgcaatgcaggggtgttggttggatccctggtcagggtgaTCTCAGGAATCTCAGCCTGCAACAGCTCCCAGAAGGGCTGgggttcccagccagagactgagGTTGGGTTGCAGTGGTGAGAACACCAGAGCCTAGCCAGTAGACCAGTGGTCAGGGACAAGGGCCCTGGCCTTCAGCTTTGCAggaaagaattcccacaaagaaagGAAGTAGTGGAGCAAGTAAGGTATTTTTTGAGAGGAAAGCAGGACAGTATAAGAGGGAATGGATGACTCAATGAGAGGGTCTCTGGGCCGCACCTTCCtggcagtttgaattactttgATAGTAAAGGgcatttcttccagttttccttcGGCTGATCAATTTAATTTGCCTGTTTCACAGTCCATTTTTGATATATGTCAAGATCCTCCCATGTGTGCTCATGCATcgcttagccaagatggattttacTGAAAAGGCATCTGGGTAGAACATCCCTTGACATAACTCTCCTTtggcctccaaggagccttttctgcacatgtgtggtctgggaggtctcctgactttgagAAATATGtcctctgggcagggcccagcatccTCTCTTAATTATCCTGCTGTTGGGGAAGTTTAATAAGTAGTCTTAgttaggctgtatattgtcacccagattatttaacttatatgcagagtacaccatgcaaaattttggattggatgaagcacaagctggaatcaagattgccaagagaaatatcaataacctcagatatgcaggtaccACCACACTTCtgccagaaagagaagaagaactgaatagactcttgatgcaagtgaaagaggagagtgaaaagttggcttcgacactcagaaaactaaggtcatggcatctggtcccatcacttcaaggcaaatagatggggaaacagtggaaacagtgacagactttattttggggagctacAAAATCGTTGCAGATGGTAACTCCagtaatgaaattaatttttccttgcaagaaaagctatgaccaatttagatagcatattaaaaagcagagacattactttgccaaaaaagttctatctagtcaaacctatggtttatccagtgatcatgtatggatgtgagagttggactataaagaaaactgagcatggaagaagtgatgcttttgcactctggtgttggagaagactcttgagagtccttggactgcaaggagaaccaaccagtccatcgtaaaacaaatcagtcctgaataatttttggaaggattgatgctgaaggtgaaactccaatctttggccacctgatgcaaagaactgactcatgtgaaaagactctgatgctgggaaagattgaaggtgggaggagacggggacaacagaggatgagatggttggatggcatcaccaactcaatggacatgggtttgggcagatgccaggagttggtgatggatcgggaggcgtggcatgctgtggttcatggggttgcaaagagttggacacgactgagcaactgaactgaactgaactgaaatttggtgacctaaatgggaaagaaatccaaaaaagaggggatatgtgtgtatctatagctgattcacttcactgtacattaaaaactaacacagcatggtaaaacaactatactgtaataaattttttaaaataaacttaaaatacttAATGTCAAAAAAATAACGATAATAGTTTTATgtttcttcaaaaagaaaaaaataaactttgggacttccatggcagtccagtggttaagactcagtgcttcaaATTcaaggggctcaggtttgattctCTGGACCAGATGTCATGGGCTAGAATTCCAAATGCCATGCACCGAGGCCAAAAAATAACTAAAGGTTATTACAACAAAGAACAGgaagggagaaatgaaaatatcttgtGCATAGTCCTTACAACATATATGAAGggcacgcatgcatgctcagtcgtgtccaactctgtgaccctatccattatagcccacaagactcctcttctcatgggacttcccaggcaagaatactggagtgggttgccatttcttactccaggggatcttctcaacccagggatggaacccatatctcccacatctcctgcattggcaagcagattcattaccactgagccacatgggaactGCATATGGGAAGTAATATAATATTACTTAAAGGTAGCCAGCAATACATTGAAAACAATTGAAAATCCTAGGGAAATGCCtataaaaggtttaaaaagagGCATCCCAGTAAGGCACTAGTGGATAAAAAATAGAATCCTAAAAAGGAAAGTCTACAGATGCaacaagtgaaaggcaaaggagaaagggaaagttatgcccaactaaatgcagagttccaaggatagcaaggagaggtaagaaagtcttcctgagtgaacaatgcaaagaaatagaggagaacaatagaaggGGTAAGACTAACAATTTCTTCAAGAAActtggagatatcaaaggaacatttcatgcaaggatgggcatgatacagcaaagaaatggtaaggacctaacagaagcagaagggagtcagaagaggtggcaagaacacacagaagaactacacaaaaacatttcttaatgacccagataatgatgatggtgtggtcactcacctagagtcagacatcctggagtgtgaagtcaagtgggccttaggaaccattactatgaacaaaaccagtggagatgatggaattccagctgagttatttcaaaccctaaaagatgacgctgttaaagtgttgcactcaatatgtcagcaaatttggaaaactcagtcgtgctcacaggactggaaaaggtcagttttcatcccaatcccaaagaagggcaatgacaaagaatgttcaaactactgtacaactgctttcatttcacatgctacttAGGtcatgctcaaaacccttcaagctaggtttcaacagcacaaaaactgagaacttccagatgtttaagctagatttagaaaagtcggaggaaccagagatcaaatggccaacattcattgaatcatAGAGAGaccaagggaattccaaaaaaaacacctacttctgcttcactgactatgataaagcctttgactgtgtggatcacagtaaactgtggaaatttctgaaagaggtggtaataccagaccacttaaccCGCCTCCTGAAAAACAtgtatgagggtcaagaagcaacagttagaactggacatgaaacaatggacttgttccaaattgggaaaggagtacatcaaggctgtatgttgtcaccctacttatttaacatctatgcaaAGCACATGGGAAATGCtgagttggatgaatcacaagctggaatcaagactgctgagagaaatatcaacaacctcagacatgcagaagatagcactctaatggcagaaaacataaacacactaaagagcctgttgatgagagtgaaagacgagagttaaaaagcaggcttaaaactcaagattcaaaaaatgaagatcatggcatccggtcccatcacttcagggcaaatagaaggggaaaaagtggaaacggtggcagattttattttcttgggctccaaaatcactgtagatggtgactgtagccacaaaattaaaagacacttgctccttggaagaaaagctgtgacaaacctaaacaccatgctaaaaagcagagatatcatgttgccaacaaaggtctgcctagtcaaagctacggttgtCCCagaaatcatgtatggatgtgagagctgaaccataaagaaggctgagtgccaaagaattgatgctttggaattgcggtgctggagaagactgttgagagtcctttggagtgcaaggagatcaaatcaatcaaaccTGAAGGAAGTTAATCCTGAACCAAACTGTATCGGAAgatctgatgctgaaactaaagccccagtactctggccacctgatgtgaagagctgacatattggggaagaccttgatgctgggaaagattgaggtcaggaggagaaagaggcaacAGAGGCTGAGACAGTGGGATAGCATcagctgattcaatggacatgagtttgagcaacttctgggagacagtgaaagctAGGGAGGTCTGACATGCCACAGtgcaaggggtctcaaagagttggacatgccatAGTGAATGAATAACAACCACAGatgggacaaatagaaaacaaatggtaAGAAGCTAGACATTAACCATTTCAAAAATTTAATCATTACCTTTAAATAGTCAAAACACTCTAGTCAACAGGCAGGAATTGtcataatgaattaaaaaaaaaaaaaaaaaaacccaactattTCCTAGACACAGAAAACACACTGTAAGAATAAAGACACATGTAGGTTGAAAACAGAAACTGGAAGAAGATATACCAAGTAAACTCTAGTAATAAGAAAGTAAGAGTGACTATTTTAATGTCAGACAAAGTAGAATTCAGGATAAGGAATATCAGAAATAACAGAGGCATTTAATAATGGTAAAAGTGTCAATCatgaaaaattccctggagatcTAGCAGTTAAGACCCAGTGGTGTCACTGTTAAGgtttggattcaatccctggtcagaaaactaagatcctgcaagctgcttgaccaaaaaaaaaaaaaaaaaagtcaactcattaagaaaacaatcttaaACGTCTCTGCACCTAATAAGAGAATTTCAAAAACCATAATCAAAAGTGTACAGAAATTCAGGGGAAATAGATAAATCCCTAATTGTAGTTGGAgatttcactgcagatggtgaccacagccatgaaattaaaagacgcttgctccttggaaaaaaagctatgacaatcctagacagcaaTTGAAAAAGCAGAGACGATACTTGGCCAAtaaaggtacatatagtcaaagctatgtttcttCCTGTAattatgtatgaatatgagagttggaccataaagaaggctgggtgtcaaagaattgaagcttttcaactgtggtattagagaagattcttgagagtccgttaGACTACAAGGAGGTAAAAccgatcaatcctgaatattaattggaagaacagatgctgaagctgaaactccaagaatTTGGCCAtatgatgtgaagaggtgactcactggaaaagaccctgggaaacatagaaggcaggaggagaagaggacgacagagaatgagatggctggatggtatcactgactcaatggacatgagtttgagcaagctctgggaaatggtgaaggacagggaagcctggcgtgctgcagtccatgaggttgcaaagagtcagacaaaactgagcgactgaacaacaacaatctcagTAACAGATCAgatagaaagttaaaaaatattaataaatttagaAGATTTGAATAACAATATCAACTAACAAACtaactgatatttatagaacaGTCCATGCAACAACAGCAGACTACACATTCTTTCCAGATGCACATAGAATATTCACCAAGATCGACAAATACTGGGCCTAAAAAAAGTCTCAGCTGACTTGAAAGGATTGACATCACGTGGAGTGTGTTTTCTGACCAAAGGgaatcaaatgaaaaattaataactAAAAGGCTCATGGAAAacctccaaatatttggaaattaaacaacacacttttaAATAACCAATGGGTCAGAAAGTTAAATACGCTTACCATTCAACTCAGCAAGTCCATTCTTATGTATttacccaaaataaataaaaacctaagTCCACAAAAAGACATACACATCGGATCACAGCAGTCTCATTCCTAAGAATCCCAAAATTTTCATCAGTAGGTCAATGGATGGTCATGGTATGTTCAGACAAGAAAATACTGTACtacaaaaactgaaaaggaatttaCTACTGATACAAGCAATGATAGGGAAGATTTTCAAAACAATTAGCACAATTCCATTTAAATGAATTTCTCAGATTGGTGAAACAAATctctagagacagaaagcagagcagTGGTTGCATGAGACCAAGGGTCTGAGGTACTGTTAACAAAGCGACAAGAAGGATTTTTGGAGGGCTAGAAAGTTTCTATGTTTTGGGGGAAGATGGAAAGCTGTACCAAGGTCATGTGTAAACCGGAGAGGGAAGACAAGGGAGGTGTTACTGGATAATCCTGATTTTcacaagaaaagaggaaagatggTTCTGAAGGGTGAAAAGCAGGAACCAACATGGGGGAACACTGCCACAGAGATGATGCAATAACGTCAGTAAAAGAAGTAGGCAAGTCTTTTGAAGATTCAGCCAGAGGAAGTAAAAGATGTTTCAGAGAATAAACACTTCCCCATCACTGTATCTCAGCTGAAAATGAGGGATGATAATGAACACAGAAGACAAAGGAAGATCAAAGGGACaagagaatacaggagtgggcgaTGGGAGTGGGAAGATTTCTGTAACCTGAAGGTAGAGGCTGGTCCCAGGAAGAAGACCAGAAGAGCCAGGGTTgaaccactcagttcagttcagtttgatcactcagtcaagtccgactctttaccatcccaagaactacagcatgccaggcctccctatccatcaccaactcccagagtttactcaatttcacgtccatcgagttggtgatgccatccactcatctcatcctctgtcatccccttctcctcctgccgtcaatctttcccagcatcagggtcttttccaatgagccaactcttcccatcaggtggccaaagtattggagtttcagcttcaacatcagtccttccaatgaacacccagggctgacctcctttaggatggactggttggatctctttgcagtccaaggaactctcaagagtcttctccaacaccacagttctaaagcatccattcttccgcactcagctctctttatagtccaactctcacatccatacatgaacaatggaaaaaccatagccttgactagatggacctttgttggcaaagtaatgtctctgctttttaatatgctgtctaggttggtcataactttccttccaaggagtaagcatcttttaatttcatggctgcaatcaccatctgcagtaattttggagcccagtaaaataaagtcagccactgtttccactgtttcccaatctatttgccatgaagtcatgggaccagatggcatgatcttagttttctgaatgttgagctttaagccaactttttcactctcctctttcactttcatcaagagtctattcagttcttcttcactttctgccataagagtggtgtcatcagcacatctgaggttattgatatttctcccggcaatcttaattccagcttgtgcttcatccagcctggcatttcacatgatgtactctgcatataagttaaataggcagggtgacaagatacagccttgacatactccttttcctatttggaaccagtctgttgttccatgtccagttctaacagttgctttctgacatgcctacagatttctcaagagacaggacaggtggtctggtattcccatctttttcagaattttccacagtttattgtgatccacacagtcaaaggctttggcatattcaataaggtggaaacatgtttttctggaactctcttgctgttttgatgatccagcagattttggcaatgtgatctctggttaccctgccttttctaaaaccagcttgaacatctggaagttcaaggttcacatattgctgaagtctggcttggaggattttga from Dama dama isolate Ldn47 chromosome 20, ASM3311817v1, whole genome shotgun sequence carries:
- the LOC133040574 gene encoding antigen-presenting glycoprotein CD1d-like isoform X2, with the protein product MSGTRAPGQRAARGRRAGKAADARGGRAQTDTPREAGSLTHQPENLLPAASSCLAPGDRARFRASRHHPFFPNLAVCLFLLLFLLPSVLSLPCPRCLRSVLSPEPQTSYSFRGLQISSFANRSWTRTDGLGWLGELQLYTWRNESDTVGFLKPWSQGTFSEQQWEQLQNTFQVYRRSFTRDIWEFVKISSDYPLEIQISLGCELLPRNTSKSYLRAASQGKDVLSFQGMSWVPAPDAPPWIQEFCKVLNRDQGTKETAHWLLHDICPELLRGLLQTGKSELEKQVKPEAWLSSGPPPRPGHLRLVCHVSGFYPKPVRVTWVRGEQEEPGTQQGDVMPNADSTWYLRATLDVEAAEADGLSCRVKHSSLEDQDIILNWDRWEPCLQGLDCCPGNTGGVHPSGCWRLGLLV
- the LOC133040574 gene encoding antigen-presenting glycoprotein CD1d-like isoform X1, which produces MSGTRAPGQRAARGRRAGKAADARGGRAQTDTPREAGSLTHQPENLLPAASSCLAPGDRARFRASRHHPFFPNLAVCLFLLLFLLPSVLSLPCPRCLRSVLSPEPQTSYSFRGLQISSFANRSWTRTDGLGWLGELQLYTWRNESDTVGFLKPWSQGTFSEQQWEQLQNTFQVYRRSFTRDIWEFVKISSDYPLEIQISLGCELLPRNTSKSYLRAASQGKDVLSFQGMSWVPAPDAPPWIQEFCKVLNRDQGTKETAHWLLHDICPELLRGLLQTGKSELEKQVKPEAWLSSGPPPRPGHLRLVCHVSGFYPKPVRVTWVRGEQEEPGTQQGDVMPNADSTWYLRATLDVEAAEADGLSCRVKHSSLEDQDIILNWDGNRVSRGLIVVLVILVVFILLVVGGLVFWFRKHRRYQDIP